In the Agrococcus beijingensis genome, GCGTCCTCGAGGACGGCGCGGGCACGCTGGCCCTCGCGGTGCGTCGACGCGGGATTGGCCAGCGGCGCCGCCGTCGCGAGCGCGCGGCGCACCGAATCCCGCATGGGGGTCGCCGCGGCGTGATCGAACTGGTGCACGCTCCCCTACCCTAGAGCGCGTGGGGGATTCGAACGTTCGAGAGCGCGGGCTCGAGCCGACCCCCGGCGGCCACCGCCTCACCGTCTGGTCGAAGCACGCCACGGCGATGCAGCTGCGCGTGTTCGACCCGCACGACCCCGACTGGCTGCTGCACACGCTGCCGATGGAGCGGGTCGGCGACGACTTCACGATCGAGACCGAGCTGCTCGAGATCGGCACGCCCTACGCGATCGGCGTCGAGGGCCCCACCGGCGCCGGCCACGCGTTCGACCCGCAGCGCAACGCCGTGCCGCCGCATGCGCGCGGCATCATCCGCACCCCGCACGGCCAGCACCGGGCGACGGTCATCGACCCGACCTTCGACTGGGGCGGCGTCGGCCGGCCCGAGGTGCCCCTCGACCGCCAGGTGATCTACGAGGCGCACGTGAAGGGCCTCACGAAGCTGAGCCCGCACATGCCGACCGAGCTGCGCGGCACCTACGCGGGCCTCGCGCATCCGTCGACGATCGACTACCTGCAGCAGCTCGGCGTCACCACGGTGCAGCTGCTGCCGATCCACCTGTTCGTCTCCGAGCAGCGGCTGCTGCAGCAGGGCCGCGTCAACTACTGGGGCTACAACACGCTCAGCTGGTTCGCCCCGCACGGGGCGTACGCGTCGCGCAACGCCCGCTTCGACGGCACCGGCGGCGTGCTGCGCGAGGTCAAGGGCATGATCCGCCTGCTGCACGAGGCGGGCATCCAGGTGTTCCTCGACGTCGTCTACAACCACACGTCCGAGGAGGGCATGGGCGGGCCGCCGTCGAGCCTGCGCCTGATCGACAACGCCTCGTACTACCGCGTCGGCGGCGACGGCGGGCTGGTCGACTGGACCGGCTGCGGCAACACCGTCGACTTCTCGGTGCCCGCGGCGCAGCAGCTGGTGCTCGACTCGCTGCGGTACTGGCGCAGCGAGTTCCAGATCGACGGCTTCCGCTTCGACCTGGCGACCACGCTCGGCAGGGGCGCCGACGGCGCCTACGACCCCGAGCATCCGCTGCTCGAGCGCATCCTCGACGATCCCGCGCTGCAGGGCGCCACCATGATCGCGGAGCCCTGGGACATCGGGCCCGACGGCTGGAAGACCGGCAGGTTCCCGGGCGGCTACACCGAGTGGAACGACCGCTTCCGCGACACGGTGCGGCAGTTCTGGCTCAGCGACTACCGCTCCTTCCGGCACGGCGGCCAGGGCGCCACCGGCGTCGGACCGCTCGCCCACGCCGTGTCGGGCTCCGAGGGGCTGTTCGACTCCAGCCGCGGACCGCTCGCGAGCCTCAGCTTCATCACCGCGCACGACGGCTTCACGCTCGCCGACCTCGCCCGGTACGACCGCAAG is a window encoding:
- the glgX gene encoding glycogen debranching protein GlgX yields the protein MGDSNVRERGLEPTPGGHRLTVWSKHATAMQLRVFDPHDPDWLLHTLPMERVGDDFTIETELLEIGTPYAIGVEGPTGAGHAFDPQRNAVPPHARGIIRTPHGQHRATVIDPTFDWGGVGRPEVPLDRQVIYEAHVKGLTKLSPHMPTELRGTYAGLAHPSTIDYLQQLGVTTVQLLPIHLFVSEQRLLQQGRVNYWGYNTLSWFAPHGAYASRNARFDGTGGVLREVKGMIRLLHEAGIQVFLDVVYNHTSEEGMGGPPSSLRLIDNASYYRVGGDGGLVDWTGCGNTVDFSVPAAQQLVLDSLRYWRSEFQIDGFRFDLATTLGRGADGAYDPEHPLLERILDDPALQGATMIAEPWDIGPDGWKTGRFPGGYTEWNDRFRDTVRQFWLSDYRSFRHGGQGATGVGPLAHAVSGSEGLFDSSRGPLASLSFITAHDGFTLADLARYDRKHNEANGEDNRDGADENRSYNHGLEGRTDDVGVQLDRRKSMRNLLGTLLVSAGVPMLTMGDEFGRTQRGNNNAYCQDSALTWMRWERKDWQDAFLAQTRRLLQLRREHPALRPLEYGQAGQRMAGSSRLDWFNAAGAAMTIDDWDHSHDRTMQMLAESTPAEEDYSRVLVVFHGSPRDTIVTAPMADGATEYELLWDSASDLLGDERVTPGAGVLMAAMSMRVYTVHGLPSGGEPEATVVRLRIPPSPPTAE